The Anastrepha obliqua isolate idAnaObli1 chromosome 5, idAnaObli1_1.0, whole genome shotgun sequence DNA window GTTTGACTACAAGCCCTGAAGTCGCTGTGGTACCATTTTGTGCATGATTTTCTTGATTCTGATTTCTGAAGGAATTACCAGCTATAGGCGCTGTTGCAATTTCATTATTTGTTGGCACTGCTGAGGTCAATGCGTTAGCggtataatttgaaaatatataaactgaCGGTTGAAGAGGTTTGGGTAGTGAAATACCATGTTCGGGGGCAGCGAATAGTGTAGCAGCTGATGGTGTTAACAGTGCATTTATATCAAAAGCGGAAGATTTACTACTTTCATCTGTAATTGCGGCTACAGCAACAGCCGGTGTTGTTGTTGAGGAAACATTTACAGATACGCTTGTAGATGAGGGCAAAGGATTTACTAATGATGTAGTACGTACTTGTGGCTTATCTGGTCCTTTAGCCGGCCCATTGTTACGCGTAGATTTACGTATAGGAATTATAGAAACCTCAGCTGTATTGAGACTTATTTTCCTACCGCCAGCACTAAGTGTAAGCGAACTTTTCGCCAAAGCGGTGGTCGCAGTGGTGCTACTACTATTGCTGTTGAATGTAGATATCGTCTTACGCATTATTTCAATGCCCATTCCTGGTTCAGTTCCTCTTTGTACAACAAGATGTGTTTTCCTACTATCACTACTAATATGACATTCTTCCTCATCCGATGAACACAAATCAATTGTATCGACAATTATTTCTGTAGACGGTGATGATATTTTCCAATTCGATCGCCGTGTAGCATCTCGTgttagttttatatttaattttgtatttggtAATGAGCGTCGACTTTTAACTTCGTTATCAGTGATTTTCTTTAGCCGCACTGAAATTGGACGGCAGCGTCTTATTAATGATGAATTTAAGAAAAGAAAGTTTTCTGTACGTCTACGTTGTGAAAACTGCCGTCTTGGAAAAACGTATACGTGCGAACTGTAGTCTTGTGGCTTTTTAAACGTACAATGCGTATTATTAAAGGTATGTTTCTTCTCAAAATACTTTGGTTTCGTGTGCGATTTTGAGAGCAATGGTGCGAAGCAAAAACGTTCTAAACGTTCCAAACGCTCTGTTAAATATTCTGGGGTCATGGCAGTTTTGGTTGTACGCAGCAGAAGTTGGCCTGCCGGCGATGACAAGGGTATTGTGGGGCAACGTGTCAAAGAATGTACTGCACGATTTCTTCTTGGCATACGCTTATTTCTATCAATGATcatgaatccatttttctcaTCTTTCGAGTCTTTGGACGCACTTGTCGGTTCGTTCTTGCCTGGAACTTTACCATTTTTGCTATCTTCGCGACATTGCAGGTTAAAATTAAGTAGGAATCCATTGCGTAGCTCATTATCCTCTGTATTTCGTTTTGAATCGGTCGGCTGAACGCTGTTTTCACCTGGTTCAGGTGTATCACATAAAATGACATCGTCATCATCGTCCTCCACATTGCAAGTCTTTTCATGTTCCTGTTGTAGAAGACACGTAAGTATTGATTTTAATACTTCTGTAACTAAAGTGCTAGTATGAGAGAAAACATTTaactacataaaatattataatttcgaatataattttttatattaaaatttaaaaattggcaaatattttgataacctttgaattaatatttaattttaatatcgaGATTTTcgcaattatatacatatgtacacattggGCACctacacactttttgggtgtttggtcgagctcctccttcttcTTTTTGTGGTGTGAGTCATGAAGctttgcacaaatggagggacctgcagttttatgtcgcctccgaacagcagattgTTTTTCATAAGTAgatttttcacggcagaaacaCACAGGTTTGTCATTCTCTGCCaaagagcgaccgctattaaaaaaaactttcatgtCCGGGATTTCGAGCCTGTGCATACCGAATGGTATGCACGCGGCGGTCGTACCTTTACACATAgcattcaaaaaagtttaagtattttaaaagaaattctcGAGTCTAGTAAATGTTGTTGTGGATTGTTCAGCAGTGTAGCAAGCCACCGACATGTCATCGAGAAATACTTACGAAGGTAATTCTTCGATGGATTGATGTGCGAACAAGTTAGTTGTAGAATATGGAACGCTATCAATCAACATGGGATACACAATCACCAAATGCACGCTTTGTTACGGAGTAGTAACAGTTAACGTTATCGGCGAGTGCTACATATTGATAATAACCTGTAGCCTAGTCTTGATAATATGAAGACCGGCGACACGTAATTCCAACAGAATGGTGGTGAAAGTCAAGCTCGTGTGGTGTGAGGACATAGTAGTTATCTCGCCCGGTAGCGACCTGGAACCGCCATCGAGGTTATAAATTAAACTggatctggatgaggtactgtgatgagtataGCGctcaaaagaccatgaggtcgaaagAACCTAATCATAAtgaatttaattcataaattaaaaaaaaatgtgtgtcttGTTCGGGAAGTGAACCATCCTAGGTTCGCTACCTTAGCAGGTATATGAAACTAGCTACAGCGGTGTTGTCGGTCATCTGACTGACTCAGAAAACCTTCTATTTCGACAAGGGTTAATAAAAGCAGAAATTTGAGATGAGTTGCTTAATGGTCCAAGAGAAGtggtaaagggtgattttttagctattatctttttaaacagttggtttaaacagctgactcgcgtttcgtgttttgtttcactgtcaaacatcttcagtttggtcgaTAATTTaatcatgaatcgtcttacaaacgaacaatgcttacaaatcattgaattttattataaaaatgcgtgttttgttaagaaagtttaaagtcgaaaaattgtgttcagcgacgaagctcatttttggatcgatgggtacgtaaataagcaggattgtcgattttggagtgaagatcggccagaagaattgcaagagctaccaatgtatccagaaaaggtcacagtttggtgcggtttatgggctggaggtgtcattggaccgtacttcttcaaagatgttgcgaatcgtaacgtaactgtgaatggtgataTCCAACTTTactttgcccaaaatgcaagagcttgacttgaatGACATGTGGTCACAGCacacgtaacaatggacttgttgagaggcgagttcggtgaacattttatttcacgttcggggcctgtcaattggccacccagatcgtgcgatacaacgcatttagattattttttgtggggctatgttaaagctcatgtctattcagacaagcccgcttcaattaacgcattggaagacaacattaaagcatttatatgtgagataccggccgaaacattggaaagagtatgccaaaattggactaagcggatggaccatttgaagcgcagtcgcggtcaacatttgtatgaaataatcttcaaacattacaTTATATgggctgtactatcgatttaaatacaaatttcatgcatttttctgaattttttgtgtatttttttgaataacctTCCTATAGCTctaaaaaaatcaccctttagttggTGAGAGTTGGTAGGATTTCCTGAGTGCGTGATTCTAATTCCGCGATTTACTAATCTCAGATAGTCTTCTATGCTAGCATTGACATTTTCCTTAGTTTTACTGGCTAACGGTTTTCATTTTATGTGTTCAGCAAGCTGAAATAGAGATGTTCCCGGTCGTAATTGGCTACTTACGGTGAAGACAAGGAAGGTTTcagagttatatatatatatatcggtTCGagtctcagtgaaacaccaaaatgaagaaaaagtagcatcaagacgcacaccacaaagaggaggaggagcttggccaaacacccaaatctGAGATTCGAATTTACGTTCGCTCTGCattccaaatggtaatcacgcaccaccccattcggctacggcggccacatatttatatagatcaaggaaattaaatattagtttggggaaaaagaaatccattattttctcagttgacggctgtagtgatcgatatctcgtaaagtatcgagcaaacaatttaaaattcatgCTCGTTATCAAGGTaacaattctaaaaaaatttaatttctttggcTGTTTTTTTCTTCCTTCCATTCAGTTGCGAGTTACAGggcgttaacaatggaagtcaacaaagagaaaattcagtacattttacagtttttctttgataaagacgaaaatgcaagccacgCCGCTCACACCCTGTGAATTCAGCtaatggtgccgatactgtaacagccaaTTGCGTGCAATTTTTGTTCCGTCTATTCCGTTCAGGTATTTTTgacgttaaagaaaatgtcgataaaatcacagaaataatcaaagttgacCCGCATGTTTGTAGTCGTAGCAtagcccaggagctaaagatcgatcataaaacggttttaaaattttatgcaaaaataaaggatttcTTCTCCCCAAACTAATCTttagattgttgttgttgtagcagtatcttcgccctgtcagtgtagtgtaattaccggtcgtcttcgtctagctcatctaacggtaggcccaggaaactgacagtttcgacgggttggatccagagggagggaggtgttagatgagtgggtttgatggggcatgtgaagaggtggttagtgtcgtgcggggtaccttcacatgctggacatatgtttagtatgtcggggtcgattctggataggtaggagtttaacctgctacaatatccagaacgtaattgtgccaagattacgcgggactctcgaggaagctggaactcttcgtctgcgataggtggtggttggaccccgataacggcattcgggggtcgggagcttaagaaggtggtaagggtctcccgatgaatgtcgttaattgcctgtctgtatactgtctgctttatttttctctgttttgaggTTTGGTCTCAAAATAttaccgacgagtgacgaccactcaggtagttcgcggtccacctcttcacccctggcgggagtgtcgactgtaaaatgtcatctagtagcgtggcgtggctgactgtgtcgaaagccttttgtaggtccaacgctactaggacagtcctctcgcaggggcggttttggtttagtccgcggtttacctgggtgtttatgacggtgagtgccgtggtggtactgtgcactctaCGGAAATCATGCTGGTGTGGGGCTGGAGTCGGTGTTCagtgaggagtgggagtagaagggcttcaagtgtcttcactactggggaaaggagagttatcggacgataagactccccttggttggcgggtttcccaggcttcagcagtgggaccactctccctaatttccacttattaggaatgatgagagtggccatagacaggttgaagacctttgtgaggcaatctactcccaatggacccagctttttcaacatcagcatgtttagtccgtcggggccaatggcttttgatggtttcatgtgtttgatggccccctgaacctcgtcgctgatgaaagcaagcggtgcactgttgtagggcagtttgtgcagccgtctggtggcacaacgtttagatctgtcgaccggaggatgcaatataaattgccggctaaaatagctcccgcatctcttcgggtccgacgaagtacgaccgttgaaggtgatatccaccttgtcgttgtgcttcgtcgcgttcgacagggaccttacggtggaccagagcttgctcacaccagaggtgaagttacaggacttcagatgctctacccatttggtccgcttatgttggtccgcttatgttttttttactaatctTTAGATCGGCATcccttgtttaatttatttttgttctagtTTTGATCTTGAATTTTTACTGTTGTTTACCTCCTGAATTCGTTGTTCAGTGATTTCAGAGCAATTTCAGAGTTTCAAAGCCTTGTTAGAGGATGGGAGCTGAATTACAGCTCCTCCTCTTTAAATTCTCTAAGACAACTACTAAAACCACTAACAACTTTATAGATATAACCTTACTTACCAAAATAGCTTCTTTCGAATACAGTTCAGCATCGCAATTGTCACATAGGTAGATATCGAATGGTGCCGGTTCTACCATAATTTGTTCGACATCCGCTCTGCCTTGATTGCCACTCTTTGATTTTTGGCGCATCAAACATTTCCGGCTGCGCTGAGGTTGATCGTACGACTAAAAATattgagtataaaaaatatttaatatatttctttttgttttttttttttttttaacttagtaCGCTCTAAAGACACTGCCGTGAATTTAGCCATGTTCAATTGCATATCATTTATTGCATATGCATATTCTTGTCATTTACCATGTTTTCATTCCTAAAAGTCACCAGCAACTTATTACTTCGTCGTTCAAAAAGTGAGGTTGTCGAATTGTAATTGTTTATAAAGCGAAGACTCGCGTGCTCATATGCAGCCAAATCATTGCAGAAACGgagaagaaaaacgcttctatGAAACTGGTaacatattataataatttccttCATTTTTTGCGCCCAATTCTGTATGTGAAACACaatataataaacaataaattaatcGAACTTTGCAttgaacaataataataataccccattaaattttttcggCTTTGTAAAAGGTATGGTGAATGGAAAATCTTCAGGCCACCATTCTGGTTCACTGCAGTCtgttttttcctgaaaatttATGTGACCAAGAGAGCAACGGACCATAAATGGTATGAATTTTTCCAGTTGTGATTCTGTTATCTTATCCAATGATGTTGGATAGCCATTAGCAAATAATAACGGCAAATTGGAAATCATATTTTGTTGAACTTCCTCTTGTTCGTCCATGtcttcctaaaaaaaaaaagttaaaacccCATTAGTGGTGCCTATAATGATTTGAGAATTTGAGTTATAGTAGTACTAATACCTatacaaaacataaacataCAAGGTCACGCAAAATTAACCACCCTATCggaacatttataattttttgcaaatggcgtcatatgtcaatcatatttgacacttgagaACTAGACAGCTCcagtatacaaacacacacgcaaTGGAGCGCGGTtacgtcaaaataaagatttccatcactcaaaatcatttttttatttattaaaagttattccaaaacaaaacaatgatcgattttgcgccacattgtacCTATTCAGACACTTTTAACACGGCAGTCGTGCTATAGATATGTGTGTCCGAGCCGGGCGTATTTTATACTATATACTTTTAAGGTTAtacgtaattttttgtttttatatctttaagggaggggtctagggtttgactttcaaaaaatcgattttttggaaatagctttttcttatagtaaatcatcttaaaaatattgtcccaaaatttcagctcaatcggagcaaaacttttggagttatagaGGTTTTTGTCCCCACTACTCTGCGACAGCTGCGAGCGTTTGGAGCGGAGCGTTACGTTTTTttcgaaaccactttttcaaagtccgtgactattagaacttcaacaatatttaaccgatccttttcaaatttggtatacaacttctatatataaaatacctccccccccccactgagagatttttcacttttttgttttacattaagggcggtttccacttatacagcgaaaaaatcagtgaaaatcgcactttttgcttcaaaaacgcgctggcaacgtaaaaatgaaaaaaaaaaaaaatcggagccagtgggggggaggttttggtgataatttaaccaaataattctgttttttttttatttcaggtgattctacaactagatacgatagtcaccgcaaatcaccttttggaaaaggcgttttcggaaaagttacctcaccggcttatttcccgatattttcttacaaaaatttagtacaatattgttgaaatgatgctttataatgtaccagaagtttaaatacattttcactattcatatctctaaagcaaggtctcaaaaattcattaaaaaaaatgctcaaaccctagacccctcccttaagAGAATGAAGCCACTAATAACTGCGAGGTTATGAACTTCCGCATAAAAGCATTTTCATAtcgtaaaataattttgtcgcATTTAGTATGCACAcgatttttatttcagatgataTTATAGGCTTACAATcggcaattaaatatattaaggtGTATCTCGGTCGGCGTAGCAGAATGAGTTTGTGCCTGGCCGTCATTCGattacactgtggaacaaattcaggttagcaaaaattaggtccattctgagagtggcgggtgaaaataatttggcttttacagattgaaaaaatatcaattagtcgacgagttatagccaaaaaaccatataaacaattttgctccgatttcgaacttcgaaggccgattaaaaaaaaattcgaactaacataaaaaaacggcgcgatacgggtcttctaatttcgcctctattttcacccgccactctcagaatggacctaatttttgctaacctgaatttgttccacagtgttattCGATTGCCCCGAGCTCGAAACCTACTGTAAGCATGAAATATCATCTGATGGGTAACATGCAGAGATCCAAAATAATtgttattttagaaatttcaattgaaagtCAATCGAGAAAAATGTGTCTAcggtatttaaaatttctatataGCAATAAGGTGCTTGTTACCCAAGGAATATTAATCCTAAatgatttatattgttttttttttttaactttttccaaaaaagccTGCAATTAACAATTATTTCTTACAGATACTATATTTgtccaataaaaaataagacttaaattttaacctttatttttcctgtcaaatataaaaattaaaatctgacctttattttttcagccaaaattaaattttaatttattacttcgGCCCAAAATAGCAGTTCACATTTTCATAACaacatgtttttataaaaaaataaataaattcttaaaatcaaagtaaaaaaactttctttttaaATGCAGTTTTTCATCTTCTGTGAATATACTTCTCATTTATGGGCTGAATGGAGCGATCTTTAAAGGCAAAGGGTTTTACCAGCTCTTTTGACGTTAGCCATATTGCACGTTCAGCTGGTGCCTATTCATTAGCAAATGCATATGGTATATGATGGGGATAGGTACGGAGTGAGTGGTACCGAAGCACCTTCTCAGAAATTTGTTTTGTAGCGTTGTTATTTTTCGGTTTTAGGTCTTGGGACTGTTTGACATGGTGGTGAAGCAGATTTTCTATTTTGGATCTGACTTGTGCTTTGTACAGATTTGGGGCTTTTGCCGAATGGTGACCCGATTTTATGTTGGGTAGATAGATTTTTAGAtataaaatcgcgtaagcggttatagcgccattTAAGAAGATTAAGATATTTCAATAGTTTAAGTTGTATGCTGCTTATTGAAGAACATTGTTTTTGTGGTGTTTCGTGGTTAAGGTGTTGCTTATAGTTCCGCCAAGTATTTTTACGCTCGAGACTTAGCCGTTGGGCCGTTTTATGTCTGTTTACTTGTTTTTGGGAGTTTCAGTTAAAgtgcatatattttgttttaggaTAGGTTTAAATTGTTCAAGATTGATCCAGTTAACTTGTAGATTAAGTTCCTCTTCAGTGAGGCTGGGACCAACGAAACAAAGAGGAAGTGATCTGTGACTTCGTAGATGGTGGCTTTGTTGTTGTCAAGTTCGTGGATTTTGGAAGTATACTtaatcttgccataaattctgtgacaaattttaaaaagcatacgacgaacaaattcgcagaaaaggTTCCGTTTTGTTTtgtgcttttgttcgtatgcattgtctactcataaatttaaatcagtttcgtggcaaatttcgcttgttaacaatggattggcgctaaggaaaatcgcatcgAAGTGATTGCATTGCATAAGCGAGGTAAAAGCGCAAGTGAGAATGTTTGTTACTCAGACAGATAAAGAAGTGGTTGCCCTCGCGTGGTTCggaccagtgcagccataaaagccgttcgagaaagaattcgcagaaatcctcttagaaagcagaaaatcatgtctagGGAAATTAATGTATCGAACAGATCCATGtaaagactaattagagatgatctgcACATAAAAGCCTTCCTTCGCTCAActagtcatcttttgacaacgcgctttaagaaaattagatTCGACAGATGCAAACAGCATCTTCGGTGAGTGACTCGCGGTTAaggtggttggttggttggtttaaagtggtgattcttccagaatccaactagcgcttccgcgccattttgttgccacatcctcgttaccaacttgtttaacggttatttacagcataactatatccagtctgtgcggttaaggaaccttattaggttgttaacatctaagccagatagttgttcgagattctcgaacagcggttggcccagggttaataTTCTGTcattccatagggcagggcattcacagaggaaatggaagattgtctcctttttctccggttgtttgcaactgtgacagtatgtattgtgagggatacccattttggctgcttgttctccgatagaccagaagccagttaggactgccgtaagtctccaggcgtcccgtcgtttcattcttattaatgccgacgattgcttgaggttgtaggtgggccacaacgttctgctaattttgcatttcgtctggactttccacctacagtctgcgattcggaggtattttagggaaattgtgctcttgactgcacctaatggtgtgagtaccgattctgcaagcgcgttattcatggcagattcccctcttgccagttcatctgctttttcgttacgttcaatgttccgatgtcccgggacccagattaaggtaactttatggttttcactcaaggtggtgaggctattcctactttgtttcaccactttagaggttgttgtggccgaacccagtgcctggattgcagtttggctatccgagagaatagcgatattacccttaaaagagaaatctgcgattagtagcctacaggcttcctCAATtgtcagtacttccgcctggaagacactgctggtattagggagaggcacagatttctcaattttaagtctgtgagaatatatactagctccaacaccgcagcccattttacttccatccgtatagactgtagtgtcgaagttgtttagagagaatcccttattccattcttccttagttggaaagagagtggcaaaattcctattgaaagttaccgtcgggacgatgtagtcagttctcaccgagattaactgagtttgtcggaataatagactagcatgaccataagttttttctctccagcgacccgcttcgtttaacctaaatgcactcatggttgccgtcttcttaatatgtaggtctattggaataacgtgtgtcagtgcattgagagcctctctaggacatgatcgaCTCGCGGTTAAAggccataaaaatattattttcacagataaGAAAATTTACActattgaagaagtttttaataagcaaaatgacaaaatctatgctaaaaaccACTGTCCAGCCTACGTAAGGGTTTGGTCGGGAGTGTCTTATTAAGGTGTCACATCTCTTcacttctgcgaaaaagggtttAAGACCGGGgtaaaagtgtaccaggagaatGTCTTAGAAGACGTAGTGatgcagttgagcagtactctcttcaatggaaagctttcagcaagattccgctccagcccacaAGGCAAAAACCGCCCTGCAGttgttaaaaatcaatattcCGCAGAGGATtcgccgtctggaagtccagatctgaatccaatGTACTATAGTTTGTGGATAGAATTGGAGAAAATGGCCTGCCGAAGACCTCGCAGAAATTTGGAAAGTCTCTAACAATCTCTGGTTCGAGCATCGACGTCCATATCCatagaaaccgtgcgtgctgcaataggtGAATGGCTTAATAGTTtaaaggcttgtgtaaaaggaAATGGTGatcattttgaatgaaaatttaaaattttcttttttagtatttacatgattaaataaaacctaCTTcgctaaaaaaagtattataatttcatatctataacggactacttaacttgtaacagaacttatggcaggaatAAGTAATATGTATATTTCAATTTACAGAAAATAGAAATAGACGCTCCCACCCTAGAACTGTCAATTCAACCCAAAAATGTAGGGGTAAGATATTGGTATGTTCGCGAATCAGTCAAAATACACGCGATTTTGGGGAATGACTAATACCTAATAACAACAAAGTTCCATTCCAAAAGGTAAGGGCAATCAACAGTTCCTTGAATAATGTCGAACGAAAAAGTCAAGGAAAGGGATGATCTTCTATTTTCTAAAGATTAAATAAACTAACGGTCTTTTATTCGAAAATGAGTCGGAGTATAGGAAAGCAcattttaactttaactttatctTACGACTGTCTAGGAAAGACTGCAAACTATTGGTTGGAAAGGAGTCGatgtctaaaaaaaaaagttgatattgTTTACTAGACTTGGCTAGTTTACTGGGCCGACAGTCTTTGATCGTGAAAAATCCGGCTGCCAGGTGTCTTCTTGAGCTTGAAGCGTGCTTTCGAAACTATCGATCAAGATACGTTGCCATGGCAGTCGGTTCCAGTgcatgtatgggaaatgtttatgatgttacaacaacaacaacaaaatatatggATAGTGAATTTGGAGAGATGTGGTGTTGGACCAGGAGTTATTAAATGCTTTAGAAGCTACCTTTGCAAAATACCACAAAGAATAAGAGTCAATAGTTATTTTTCGCCGTCTCAGTAAGTAAACCTTGGTGTTCCTTAAAGGTCCTACTGTTTTTTGCATTATACAGtctatgtcagaaaaaaggaaccgcgattattcatgaagtataatagatatttttcgaaatttctcaataagccgtgtagtcttcttc harbors:
- the LOC129248068 gene encoding uncharacterized protein LOC129248068, with protein sequence MDEQEEVQQNMISNLPLLFANGYPTSLDKITESQLEKFIPFMVRCSLGHINFQEKTDCSEPEWWPEDFPFTIPFTKPKKFNGNWAQKMKEIIIICYQFHRSVFLLRFCNDLAAYEHASLRFINNYNSTTSLFERRSNKLLVTFRNENMSYDQPQRSRKCLMRQKSKSGNQGRADVEQIMVEPAPFDIYLCDNCDAELYSKEAILEHEKTCNVEDDDDDVILCDTPEPGENSVQPTDSKRNTEDNELRNGFLLNFNLQCREDSKNGKVPGKNEPTSASKDSKDEKNGFMIIDRNKRMPRRNRAVHSLTRCPTIPLSSPAGQLLLRTTKTAMTPEYLTERLERLERFCFAPLLSKSHTKPKYFEKKHTFNNTHCTFKKPQDYSSHVYVFPRRQFSQRRRTENFLFLNSSLIRRCRPISVRLKKITDNEVKSRRSLPNTKLNIKLTRDATRRSNWKISSPSTEIIVDTIDLCSSDEEECHISSDSRKTHLVVQRGTEPGMGIEIMRKTISTFNSNSSSTTATTALAKSSLTLSAGGRKISLNTAEVSIIPIRKSTRNNGPAKGPDKPQVRTTSLVNPLPSSTSVSVNVSSTTTPAVAVAAITDESSKSSAFDINALLTPSAATLFAAPEHGISLPKPLQPSVYIFSNYTANALTSAVPTNNEIATAPIAGNSFRNQNQENHAQNGTTATSGLVVKHQIANNNITPTITPDWYPELNALATNANTTLSNTTKQAHLVDRERARSLSLVSPSRVISIDLTS